One Thalassospira marina DNA window includes the following coding sequences:
- a CDS encoding putative metalloprotease CJM1_0395 family protein, which produces MTAIGSIQTIPGSGGRLGEVIAMNGLASASNEGASTGGSSQSGVLPRQMAAVSLVPLATPASKAALAAPSGNGSQPAAPTTTKDGSAANQSNIPATPAPAARPAPAISAASVTVIQQVDPRSLPGGSGSTADIDLPGSSDNKDTTPAPNAKAPDGAPDTLSAGAQEQVRRMQDRDAAVRAEENSHKALAGANAGMISYDYAVGPDGRLYADGGHVSIMPLQGLSGIQAVANQAAIGRAASVGTSTADFAAHKGASGNISHMLSQQQQAASRSYNETTAMMFSQQPKSAGLVA; this is translated from the coding sequence ATGACAGCTATTGGCAGCATCCAGACCATACCGGGTAGCGGCGGGCGTCTTGGCGAAGTTATCGCCATGAACGGCTTGGCCAGCGCCAGCAATGAGGGAGCCTCTACCGGAGGGTCGTCCCAGTCCGGGGTATTGCCACGTCAAATGGCCGCTGTCTCGTTGGTGCCACTTGCGACACCCGCCAGCAAGGCCGCCCTTGCCGCCCCCTCTGGCAATGGAAGCCAGCCAGCAGCACCGACCACCACAAAAGATGGTTCTGCGGCCAATCAGTCAAATATTCCTGCCACACCAGCACCGGCAGCACGCCCTGCCCCCGCCATTTCGGCGGCATCCGTTACGGTTATTCAGCAGGTTGACCCGCGAAGCCTGCCTGGTGGCAGCGGCAGCACTGCCGATATTGACCTGCCGGGCAGCAGCGACAACAAGGATACGACCCCAGCGCCGAACGCCAAGGCACCGGATGGCGCGCCCGACACCCTGAGTGCCGGTGCCCAGGAACAGGTGCGCCGCATGCAGGACCGCGATGCGGCCGTTCGCGCCGAGGAAAACAGCCACAAGGCCCTGGCCGGGGCCAATGCCGGCATGATCAGCTATGATTACGCGGTTGGCCCGGATGGCCGCCTTTATGCCGATGGTGGCCATGTTTCGATCATGCCCCTGCAGGGGCTTAGCGGCATTCAGGCTGTTGCCAATCAGGCGGCTATTGGCCGTGCGGCATCGGTTGGCACCTCCACCGCCGACTTTGCCGCCCACAAAGGGGCATCTGGCAATATCAGCCACATGCTTAGCCAGCAGCAACAGGCTGCCAGCCGGTCCTATAACGAAACCACGGCCATGATGTTCAGCCAGCAGCCAAAGTCTGCCGGGCTGGTTGCCTGA
- a CDS encoding MarR family winged helix-turn-helix transcriptional regulator, whose translation MTIKPDTSPLSTPASSETIALAEDLRQCIGSFVRNVRSEANTPTSAQNETLALIARDGPQSMAVLAQKRSVKHQSMRLVIAQLEKAGQITRQPNPDDARSHLIALTAAGENALTTARQARTDWIAAKIQTTLNTAERQSLRNAITILQKLGAPTDDH comes from the coding sequence ATGACGATAAAACCCGATACATCACCGCTATCAACACCCGCCAGCAGCGAAACCATCGCCTTGGCCGAAGATTTGCGCCAATGCATTGGCAGTTTTGTGCGCAATGTGCGCAGCGAAGCCAACACGCCGACATCGGCGCAAAACGAAACCCTGGCCTTGATCGCCCGGGACGGGCCGCAAAGCATGGCGGTGCTGGCGCAAAAGCGGAGCGTCAAACATCAAAGCATGCGCCTGGTGATTGCCCAACTTGAAAAAGCCGGGCAAATCACGCGCCAGCCCAACCCGGATGATGCCAGAAGCCACCTGATCGCTTTGACCGCCGCGGGTGAAAATGCCTTAACCACAGCAAGACAGGCCCGCACGGACTGGATTGCCGCGAAAATACAAACCACCCTAAACACGGCAGAGCGCCAGTCACTGCGCAACGCGATCACAATTTTGCAAAAGCTTGGCGCGCCGACTGACGATCACTAA
- a CDS encoding ester cyclase, with protein sequence MSEINKEIVRRFNREVIEKGDRAVFESLFDDEFINHSAPPGMPNGAEGMWHTFENILRPALSGLKVTIHDQIAEGDKITTRKSISGKHTGPLMGIAPTGHAVSIGVIDIVAIRNGKYIAHWGVNTLPSVLLALQKQA encoded by the coding sequence ATGAGCGAGATAAACAAAGAGATTGTCCGACGATTTAACCGCGAAGTGATCGAGAAGGGGGATCGCGCAGTTTTTGAAAGCCTGTTTGATGATGAATTTATCAATCATTCTGCCCCGCCAGGTATGCCCAACGGGGCAGAGGGGATGTGGCACACCTTTGAAAATATCTTGCGCCCGGCATTATCGGGTTTGAAGGTGACGATCCATGACCAGATTGCCGAGGGTGACAAGATCACGACCCGAAAATCCATTTCCGGGAAACATACCGGCCCCTTGATGGGAATTGCCCCAACGGGCCATGCCGTTTCAATTGGTGTGATTGATATTGTGGCGATCCGTAATGGCAAATATATCGCCCATTGGGGTGTCAACACTTTGCCATCGGTGCTGCTGGCCCTGCAGAAACAGGCCTGA
- the pyrC gene encoding dihydroorotase, translating to MSSNRITIHRPDDWHLHLRDGDMLRAVLPETSAHFGRAIIMPNLVPPVLTKADATAYRNRIVAALPAGHEFTPLMTLYLTEGTDPDDVEAAHKEGVISALKLYPAGATTNSASGVRDFEKAMLVLERMAKLGIPLCVHGEVTDPEIDIFDREAVFIDRILAPLRKRLPELRIIMEHITTEDGVEFVKSNDTNVGATITTHHLIINRNAILVGGIHPHMYCLPVAKREKHRLALRAAATSGDARFFLGTDSAPHTDDRKESACGCAGIFTANNTVQLLAHVFEEENALDKLEAFASLNGPAFYGLPVNDAKITLEKRNVPASFADKIDTKDGLVTVFNPGYDVYWHYAS from the coding sequence ATGTCGTCCAATCGCATTACCATCCATCGCCCTGATGACTGGCACCTGCATTTGCGTGATGGCGACATGCTGCGCGCGGTTCTGCCGGAAACCAGTGCCCATTTTGGCCGTGCCATTATCATGCCGAACCTGGTGCCGCCAGTTTTGACCAAGGCCGATGCAACCGCTTATCGCAACCGCATTGTCGCGGCCCTGCCGGCCGGGCACGAATTTACCCCGTTAATGACCCTGTATTTGACCGAGGGGACAGACCCCGACGATGTGGAAGCCGCCCATAAGGAAGGCGTGATCAGCGCGCTGAAGCTTTATCCTGCCGGGGCAACCACCAATTCGGCCAGCGGTGTGCGCGATTTTGAAAAGGCAATGCTGGTGCTGGAGCGCATGGCAAAGCTGGGCATTCCGCTTTGCGTCCATGGCGAAGTGACCGATCCTGAAATTGATATTTTCGACCGCGAAGCCGTGTTCATCGATCGCATTCTGGCCCCGCTGCGCAAGCGCCTGCCGGAATTGCGCATTATCATGGAACACATCACCACCGAGGATGGTGTCGAATTCGTCAAATCTAACGACACCAATGTTGGTGCGACAATCACGACCCACCATCTGATCATTAACCGCAATGCCATTCTGGTTGGCGGGATTCACCCGCACATGTATTGCCTGCCGGTGGCAAAGCGTGAAAAGCACCGCCTTGCCCTGCGCGCTGCGGCAACGTCGGGTGATGCGCGGTTCTTCCTGGGGACTGATTCGGCACCGCACACCGATGACCGGAAAGAAAGTGCGTGCGGATGTGCCGGTATTTTCACCGCAAATAATACTGTCCAGCTGCTTGCGCATGTTTTTGAAGAAGAAAATGCACTTGATAAGCTGGAGGCCTTCGCGTCGCTGAACGGCCCGGCATTTTATGGCCTGCCGGTAAATGACGCCAAAATTACGCTGGAAAAACGGAATGTTCCGGCAAGCTTTGCTGACAAAATCGACACCAAAGACGGCCTGGTGACCGTGTTTAACCCCGGCTACGACGTTTACTGGCATTATGCGTCCTAA